A DNA window from Aquarana catesbeiana isolate 2022-GZ linkage group LG01, ASM4218655v1, whole genome shotgun sequence contains the following coding sequences:
- the LOC141126556 gene encoding deleted in azoospermia-like-B, with amino-acid sequence MSDAGSPMEDQPSGYVLPEGKIVPNTVFVGGIDIRMDQHEIKDFFSKFGSVKEVKIITDRAGVSKGYGFVSFYDDIDVQKILDTQVSFHGKRLKLGLAIRKQSTCAHIQPRTVVLSTQAPQYQSMWSTPVTNAYAQPTPMFSPMASYYQACPYPNSPVMLQQIPLAYQQPGCFQVTPQWAGGDQRSYVLPQALTWNYTGNDFETACGEVLQADYAVPEQNALVSTSPQKKIDRSIQTAVSCLFSGDGRFHKPVFQDDFMKDRRVHQFRRRAMFRPTMEKSGL; translated from the coding sequence ATGTCGGATGCAGGAAGTCCCATGGAGGATCAGCCATCTGGTTATGTGCTCCCTGAGGGGAAAATTGTACccaatactgtttttgttgggggcaTTGATATCCGGATGGACCAGCATGAAATTAAAGACTTTTTTTCAAAGTTTGGTTCAGTAAAAGAGGTAAAAATAATTACCGATCGCGCTGGTGTCTCCAAGGGATATGGTTTTGTCTCCTTTTATGATGACATTGACGTTCAGAAGATTTTAGATACTCAGGTCAGCTTTCATGGCAAGAGACTAAAACTTGGACTAGCTATAAGAAAGCAAAGTACATGTGCACACATTCAACCAAGAACTGTGGTGCTTAGCACCCAAGCACCACAATATCAGAGCATGTGGAGTACCCCTGTCACCAATGCATATGCTCAGCCTACTCCTATGTTTAGTCCTATGGCATCTTATTATCAGGCTTGTCCTTACCCAAATTCACCAGTCATGTTGCAGCAAATACCCTTGGCATACCAGCAGCCAGGATGTTTCCAGGTGACTCCACAGTGGGCTGGTGGAGATCAAAGAAGCTATGTATTGCCTCAGGCTTTAACTTGGAATTATACAGGAAATGACTTTGAGACAGCCTGTGGTGAAGTGTTGCAGGCAGACTATGCAGTCCCAGAGCAAAATGCCTTAGTTTCAACAAGTCCCCAAAAGAAAATTGACCGAAGCATACAAACTGCTGTATCCTGTCTGTTTTCTGGCGATGGAAGGTTCCACAAGCCTGTCTTTCAAGATGATTTCATGAAGGACAGAAGAGTGCATCAGTTCAGAAGAAGAGCTATGTTTAGGCCCACCATGGAGAAATCTGGACTGTAA